The Leptodactylus fuscus isolate aLepFus1 chromosome 5 unlocalized genomic scaffold, aLepFus1.hap2 SUPER_5_unloc_1, whole genome shotgun sequence genome includes a window with the following:
- the GIGYF1 gene encoding GRB10-interacting GYF protein 1 isoform X2, with protein MAAETLNFGPEWLRALSSGGSVASPPPSPAMPKYKLAEYRYGREEMLALYIKENKVPEEMQDKEFAVILNEEPLQPLALLPLTEEEQRNFSLSVNSVPVLRLMGKGAAPAPGGVSRGRGTARGRGRGRGDTAVYQRALDDGDSGFGRGGREIHRSQSWDDRGERRFEKPIRREAVRVGFEESAGPSRKEFARSDSDNWRTLRDGQEEDEDGNWRLSVSRRDDRWRSTSPGGSTEGPRSAGWRDHGDRRRKFDFEVVREEGGAAPRGSGRGSDNAQEEDRDGLPEWCMEDEDDEMGTFDSSGAFLSFKKSPKETIVEEQELEFQGVEEEEEEERTEDADRTALNSDEQPTPPEDAQQDLPSKSPEQNTSVWSTGGYTEGERAPDISPTNGEDGTLVEPPPCPLEEGNPGPFAPSSISPLSSLPTPPSPPTVAATEFSVGDPEEDEGMKHLQQEAEKLVASLQDSSLEEDAFSSSRSHSAAALPLSHEAAMKWFYKDPQGEIQGPFSTQEMAEWCQAGYFTMSLLVKRGCDEGFQPLGEVIKMWGRVPFAPGPSPPPLLGNIDQQCLKKQQELALYQQMQHQYLLQLFSRGSQDAALLPSMNRSLSVPDTGSLWDLNTSNTPTAGGDSALWDLPVTAVSQGPILEQLQLQQKLQERREAELRAKREEEERKRREEKRRQEEQKRREEEEMYRRKQCRQQQELLLKLIQQSGQSSPSAPVWASHGKGVSLKAMLEMQEREGQMLKQRAQSARTHGGLGMSGAPIIPSQWGSDLGSLWGGLEKSPWEESVKSGASSRGLRNSRSSPSLTDSYTATARRKKTDDEEKLLKLLQGIKPSDGFTQWCEQMLHILNTSNNLDVPTLVAFLKELESPYEVHDYIRSCLGETLEAKEFAKQFLERRAKYKASQRQQEAAWLAPSMFPQSQNSKPSSGYDVQSSKMKRRIHMLHSDPSILGYSLHGSPNEMEAIDDY; from the exons ATGGCTGCTGAAACACTAAATTTTGGGCCAGAATG GCTTCGCGCACTATCCAGTGGGGGATCCGTCGcttcccctcctccttcccccgcTATGCCAAAGTATAAACTGGCGGAGTATCGCTATGGACGAGAGGAGATGTTGGCACTTTATATAAAAGAGAACAAG GTCCCTGAGGAAATGCAAGACAAGGAGTTTGCTGTGATCCTGAATGAGGAGCCGCTGCAGCCTCTCGCCCTCCTGCCGCTCACAGAGGAGGAGCAG AGGAACTTTTCGCTGTCTGTAAACAGTGTTCCTGTGCTACGTCTGATGGGTAAAGGAGCGGCGCCCGCCCCAGGAGGAGTGAGCCGGGGCAGGGGCACTGCACGTGGTCGGG GCCGCGGTCGGGGGGATACTGCTGTCTACCAGCGGGCTCTGGACGATGGGGACTCTGGATTCGGCCGTGGAGGTCGGGAGATTCACCGGAGCCAGAGCTGGGATGACAG gggggagagacgatttgagAAGCCCATCAGGAGGGAAGCAG TGCGTGTGGGCTTTGAGGAGAGCGCTGGTCCATCTAGGAAAGAGTTTGCCCGTTCAGACAGTGATAACTGGCGCACACTGCGTGACGgccaagaggaggatgaggacggTAACTGGAGGCTGTCTGTGTCCAGGAGAGATGACCGCTGGCGATCTACAAGCCCTGGAGGAAGTACAG AGGGGCCGCGGTCTGCAGGATGGAGGGATCACGGTGACCGCCGTCGCAAGTTTGACTTTGAGGTGGTGCGGGAGGAGGGTGGCGCAGCTCCACGGGGAAGTGGGCGTGGCAGTGACAACGCACAGGAAGAGGACAGGGACGGGCTCCCCGAATGGTGCATGGAGGATGAAGATGACGAAATGGGAACCTTTGACTCCTCCGGGGCCTTCTTATCATTCAAG AAAAGCCCCAAAGAGACCATTGTAGAAGAGCAGGAGCTGGAGTTCCAGggtgtggaggaagaagaagaggaggagagaacAGAAGATGCCGACAGAACCGCTCTCAATA GTGACGAACAGCCGACTCCACCAGAAGATGCTCAGCAGGATCTCCCTTCAAAATCCCCTGAGCAGAACACGTCTGTGTGGTCCACAGGGGGGTATACAGAGGGGGAGCGAGCCCCAGATATATCCCCTACAAATGGAGAAGATGGGACTTTGGTGGAGCCTCCGCCATGTCCCCTAGAAGAAG GTAACCCCGGACCATTCGCTCCTTCCTCAATCTCCCCACTTTCCTCTCTGCCGACCCCTCCATCTCCCCCCACAGTTGCTGCTACTGAATTTTCTGTGGGGGATCCGGAGGAGGATGAAGGCATGAAACATCTCCAGCAG GAAGCTGAGAAGTTGGTGGCTTCCCTGCAAGATTCCTCCCTAGAAGAAGATGCCTTCTCCTCTAGTCGCTCACATAGTGCTGCTGCTCTGCCCCTGTCCCACGAGGCTGCCATGAAGTGGTTCTACAAGGACCCTCAGGGGGAGATCCAAG GTCCGTTTAGTACACAAGAGATGGCAGAGTGGTGCCAGGCGGGATATTTCACTATGTCACTCTTAGTGAAGCGAGGCTGCGATGAGGGCTTTCAGCCTTTGGGTGAAGTCATCAAGATGTGGGGTCGGGTACCTTTTGCCCCAGGGCCATCTCCGCCACCCCTGCTG GGTAACATTGATCAGCAGTGCCTGAAAAAACAGCAGGAATTAGCTTTGTATCAGCAGATGCAACATCAGTACTTGCTGCAGCTTTTTAGCAG GGGCTCCCAGGATGCTGCCCTCCTCCCCTCTATGAACCGATCTCTCTCTGTGCCAGACACTGGATCCTTATGGGATCTGAATACCTCAAACACACCGACAGCAG GTGGGGACTCTGCACTGTGGGACCTGCCTGTGACTGCGGTATCTCAGGGGCCAATATTGGAGCAGCTGCAACTGCAACAGAAG TTGCAGGAGCGCAGAGAAGCAGAACTCAGGgccaagagagaagaggaggagaggaagaggagggaggaGAAGCGGCGTCAAGAGGAGCAGAAGcgccgggaggaggaggagatgtacAGGAGGAAGCAG TGTCGTCAACAGCAGGAACTTCTTCTGAAACTGATCCAGCAGAGCGGGCAGTCTTCACCCTCCGCCCCGGTGTGGGCCAGTCACGGGAAAGGCGTCTCCCTAAAAGCCATGCTGGAAATGCAGGAGCGTGAGGGGCAGATGCTGAAGCAGAGGGCGCAGTCTGCGCGGACG CATGGTGGTCTAGGGATGTCTGGTGCCCCCATCATTCCctctcagtgggggtctgacttggGTTCACTGTGGGGGGGGCTGGAGAAGAGCCCTTGGGAGGAAAGTGTCAAAAGTGGAGCAAGCAGCCGGGGCCTAAGGAATAGCAGAAGTAGCCCCTCGCTGAC TGACTCCTACACCGCTACCGCCCGCCGCAAAAAAACCGATGACGAGGAGAAGCTTCTGAAACTACTGCAGGGAATCAAACCGTCAGATGGGTTCACTCAGTGGTGCGAGCAGATGTTACACATCCTGAATACATCCAACAACCTGGACG TCCCCACATTAGTGGCCTTCCTAAAAGAGCTCGAGTCTCCGTACGAGGTCCATGACTATATCCGCTCTTGTCTTGGGGAAACACTTGAAGCCAAAGAATTCGCTAAACAGTTTTTGGAACGACGAGCAAAGTACAAAGCCAGCCAACGTCAGCAG GAAGCCGCCTGGTTAGCGCCCTCCATGTTTCCACAGTCACAGAATTCCAAACCGAGCAGCGGATACGACGTGCAGAGCAGTAAGATGAAGAGGCGGATTCACATGTTACACTCAGATCCCAGCATACTAG GTTACTCTCTTCATGGCTCTCCAAACGAGATGGAAGCTATCGACGACTACTGA
- the GIGYF1 gene encoding GRB10-interacting GYF protein 1 isoform X1 → MAAETLNFGPEWLRALSSGGSVASPPPSPAMPKYKLAEYRYGREEMLALYIKENKVPEEMQDKEFAVILNEEPLQPLALLPLTEEEQRNFSLSVNSVPVLRLMGKGAAPAPGGVSRGRGTARGRGRGRGDTAVYQRALDDGDSGFGRGGREIHRSQSWDDRGERRFEKPIRREAVRVGFEESAGPSRKEFARSDSDNWRTLRDGQEEDEDGNWRLSVSRRDDRWRSTSPGGSTEGPRSAGWRDHGDRRRKFDFEVVREEGGAAPRGSGRGSDNAQEEDRDGLPEWCMEDEDDEMGTFDSSGAFLSFKKSPKETIVEEQELEFQGVEEEEEEERTEDADRTALNSDEQPTPPEDAQQDLPSKSPEQNTSVWSTGGYTEGERAPDISPTNGEDGTLVEPPPCPLEEGNPGPFAPSSISPLSSLPTPPSPPTVAATEFSVGDPEEDEGMKHLQQEAEKLVASLQDSSLEEDAFSSSRSHSAAALPLSHEAAMKWFYKDPQGEIQGPFSTQEMAEWCQAGYFTMSLLVKRGCDEGFQPLGEVIKMWGRVPFAPGPSPPPLLGNIDQQCLKKQQELALYQQMQHQYLLQLFSRQQYSQQKSSDLTAQQQQQLTLFLQQLNPSKSRGSQDAALLPSMNRSLSVPDTGSLWDLNTSNTPTAGGDSALWDLPVTAVSQGPILEQLQLQQKLQERREAELRAKREEEERKRREEKRRQEEQKRREEEEMYRRKQCRQQQELLLKLIQQSGQSSPSAPVWASHGKGVSLKAMLEMQEREGQMLKQRAQSARTHGGLGMSGAPIIPSQWGSDLGSLWGGLEKSPWEESVKSGASSRGLRNSRSSPSLTDSYTATARRKKTDDEEKLLKLLQGIKPSDGFTQWCEQMLHILNTSNNLDVPTLVAFLKELESPYEVHDYIRSCLGETLEAKEFAKQFLERRAKYKASQRQQEAAWLAPSMFPQSQNSKPSSGYDVQSSKMKRRIHMLHSDPSILGYSLHGSPNEMEAIDDY, encoded by the exons ATGGCTGCTGAAACACTAAATTTTGGGCCAGAATG GCTTCGCGCACTATCCAGTGGGGGATCCGTCGcttcccctcctccttcccccgcTATGCCAAAGTATAAACTGGCGGAGTATCGCTATGGACGAGAGGAGATGTTGGCACTTTATATAAAAGAGAACAAG GTCCCTGAGGAAATGCAAGACAAGGAGTTTGCTGTGATCCTGAATGAGGAGCCGCTGCAGCCTCTCGCCCTCCTGCCGCTCACAGAGGAGGAGCAG AGGAACTTTTCGCTGTCTGTAAACAGTGTTCCTGTGCTACGTCTGATGGGTAAAGGAGCGGCGCCCGCCCCAGGAGGAGTGAGCCGGGGCAGGGGCACTGCACGTGGTCGGG GCCGCGGTCGGGGGGATACTGCTGTCTACCAGCGGGCTCTGGACGATGGGGACTCTGGATTCGGCCGTGGAGGTCGGGAGATTCACCGGAGCCAGAGCTGGGATGACAG gggggagagacgatttgagAAGCCCATCAGGAGGGAAGCAG TGCGTGTGGGCTTTGAGGAGAGCGCTGGTCCATCTAGGAAAGAGTTTGCCCGTTCAGACAGTGATAACTGGCGCACACTGCGTGACGgccaagaggaggatgaggacggTAACTGGAGGCTGTCTGTGTCCAGGAGAGATGACCGCTGGCGATCTACAAGCCCTGGAGGAAGTACAG AGGGGCCGCGGTCTGCAGGATGGAGGGATCACGGTGACCGCCGTCGCAAGTTTGACTTTGAGGTGGTGCGGGAGGAGGGTGGCGCAGCTCCACGGGGAAGTGGGCGTGGCAGTGACAACGCACAGGAAGAGGACAGGGACGGGCTCCCCGAATGGTGCATGGAGGATGAAGATGACGAAATGGGAACCTTTGACTCCTCCGGGGCCTTCTTATCATTCAAG AAAAGCCCCAAAGAGACCATTGTAGAAGAGCAGGAGCTGGAGTTCCAGggtgtggaggaagaagaagaggaggagagaacAGAAGATGCCGACAGAACCGCTCTCAATA GTGACGAACAGCCGACTCCACCAGAAGATGCTCAGCAGGATCTCCCTTCAAAATCCCCTGAGCAGAACACGTCTGTGTGGTCCACAGGGGGGTATACAGAGGGGGAGCGAGCCCCAGATATATCCCCTACAAATGGAGAAGATGGGACTTTGGTGGAGCCTCCGCCATGTCCCCTAGAAGAAG GTAACCCCGGACCATTCGCTCCTTCCTCAATCTCCCCACTTTCCTCTCTGCCGACCCCTCCATCTCCCCCCACAGTTGCTGCTACTGAATTTTCTGTGGGGGATCCGGAGGAGGATGAAGGCATGAAACATCTCCAGCAG GAAGCTGAGAAGTTGGTGGCTTCCCTGCAAGATTCCTCCCTAGAAGAAGATGCCTTCTCCTCTAGTCGCTCACATAGTGCTGCTGCTCTGCCCCTGTCCCACGAGGCTGCCATGAAGTGGTTCTACAAGGACCCTCAGGGGGAGATCCAAG GTCCGTTTAGTACACAAGAGATGGCAGAGTGGTGCCAGGCGGGATATTTCACTATGTCACTCTTAGTGAAGCGAGGCTGCGATGAGGGCTTTCAGCCTTTGGGTGAAGTCATCAAGATGTGGGGTCGGGTACCTTTTGCCCCAGGGCCATCTCCGCCACCCCTGCTG GGTAACATTGATCAGCAGTGCCTGAAAAAACAGCAGGAATTAGCTTTGTATCAGCAGATGCAACATCAGTACTTGCTGCAGCTTTTTAGCAG GCAGCAGTATTCTCAGCAGAAATCCAGTGATCTAACTGCTCAGCAACAACAGCAGCTGACACTGTTCCTCCAGCAACTGAACCCCTCAAAATCCAG GGGCTCCCAGGATGCTGCCCTCCTCCCCTCTATGAACCGATCTCTCTCTGTGCCAGACACTGGATCCTTATGGGATCTGAATACCTCAAACACACCGACAGCAG GTGGGGACTCTGCACTGTGGGACCTGCCTGTGACTGCGGTATCTCAGGGGCCAATATTGGAGCAGCTGCAACTGCAACAGAAG TTGCAGGAGCGCAGAGAAGCAGAACTCAGGgccaagagagaagaggaggagaggaagaggagggaggaGAAGCGGCGTCAAGAGGAGCAGAAGcgccgggaggaggaggagatgtacAGGAGGAAGCAG TGTCGTCAACAGCAGGAACTTCTTCTGAAACTGATCCAGCAGAGCGGGCAGTCTTCACCCTCCGCCCCGGTGTGGGCCAGTCACGGGAAAGGCGTCTCCCTAAAAGCCATGCTGGAAATGCAGGAGCGTGAGGGGCAGATGCTGAAGCAGAGGGCGCAGTCTGCGCGGACG CATGGTGGTCTAGGGATGTCTGGTGCCCCCATCATTCCctctcagtgggggtctgacttggGTTCACTGTGGGGGGGGCTGGAGAAGAGCCCTTGGGAGGAAAGTGTCAAAAGTGGAGCAAGCAGCCGGGGCCTAAGGAATAGCAGAAGTAGCCCCTCGCTGAC TGACTCCTACACCGCTACCGCCCGCCGCAAAAAAACCGATGACGAGGAGAAGCTTCTGAAACTACTGCAGGGAATCAAACCGTCAGATGGGTTCACTCAGTGGTGCGAGCAGATGTTACACATCCTGAATACATCCAACAACCTGGACG TCCCCACATTAGTGGCCTTCCTAAAAGAGCTCGAGTCTCCGTACGAGGTCCATGACTATATCCGCTCTTGTCTTGGGGAAACACTTGAAGCCAAAGAATTCGCTAAACAGTTTTTGGAACGACGAGCAAAGTACAAAGCCAGCCAACGTCAGCAG GAAGCCGCCTGGTTAGCGCCCTCCATGTTTCCACAGTCACAGAATTCCAAACCGAGCAGCGGATACGACGTGCAGAGCAGTAAGATGAAGAGGCGGATTCACATGTTACACTCAGATCCCAGCATACTAG GTTACTCTCTTCATGGCTCTCCAAACGAGATGGAAGCTATCGACGACTACTGA